In Nicotiana tabacum cultivar K326 chromosome 19, ASM71507v2, whole genome shotgun sequence, one DNA window encodes the following:
- the LOC107775783 gene encoding putative high mobility group B protein 11 isoform X1 has translation MAAEDQKNKTNKTIITEKKIYGEDKYSGAGSYYACSFWSPVVIGNVSAMQSGQSYKDGKDGFYEKLNKLNESSGLSLVFNFRETALDLYLFYEEVTKRGGFNQVTKDAKWGEVASSLHVKSNVVMFPTQLQKVYENLLLQFEQMYYYRSRGKATIPPPSHQVSATARAVSLKGYNLSLGSGDSIDDSAGKRKYCDWSSPVVLPHSNDRNSPVKKRKCTNDCCLVSTVGPETPEQKSQVSATNTYLKKDPGAPTRTRSAYQIYLKVECERLKKVLGESSGAKKIREMAINSWRTLSENDRKPYIEASNKDRERYYREMAAYKQHTKKGTVKDQNSYSSSALSYINFGAPPETDNAYYVTLQADAGSDIVPDESLIESTVQMLENANPSDPISQIDNWGCFT, from the exons ATGGCGGCAGAGGATCAGAAAAACAAGACGAATAAGACCATTATAACGGAGAAGAAAATCTACGGCGAAGATAAGTATTCCGGTGCCGGAAGTTATTATGCATGTAGCTTCTGGTCGCCTGTAGTTATCGGCAATGTCTCTGCAATGCAGAGTGGACAGAGTTACAAAGATGGAAAAGATGGCTTCTATGAAAAGCTTAACAAGTTGAACGAGTCCTCAGGACTTAGTCTTGT cttTAACTTTAGAGAAACAGCCCTGGATTTGTATCTTTTCTATGAAGAAGTCACTAAAAGAGGTGGATTTAATCag GTTACTAAGGATGCTAAGTGGGGTGAAGTTGCATCTTCTTTGCATGTGAAAAGCAACGTCGTAATGTTCCCAACTCAACTTCAGAAGGTCTACGaaaatcttcttctccaatttgAGCAAATGTATTACTATCGAAGTCGAGGAAAAGCAACTATACCACCACCTAGTCATCAAGTTTCTGCTACTGCTAGGGCAGTATCATTAAAAG GTTATAATCTTTCTTTAGGTTCTGGGGATAGCATAGATGACTCGGCCGGGAAAAGGAAATATTGTGATTGGTCATCTCCTGTGGTGTTACCACACTCCAATGATAGGAACAGTCCAGTAAAAAAAAGGAAGTGCACTAATGATTGTTGCCTAGTTTCAACAG TAGGGCCAGAGACACCAGAGCAAAAATCTCAGGTTTCAGCAACCAACACTTATCTGAAGAAAGACCCCGGTGCCCCAACAAGAACGAGGAGTGCATATCAGATTTACCTCAAGGTGGAATGTGAAAGACTAAAGAAAGTACTTGGGGAGAGTTCTGGCGCTAAGAAAATAAGGGAAATGGCAATCAATAGTTGGAGGACTCTATCTGAAAATGACCGAAAG CCTTATATCGAGGCAAGTAACAAGGACAGGGAAAGATATTACAGAGAAATGGCTGCTTATAAACAGCATACAAAGAAAGGAACTGTAAAGGATCAAAACTCTTACAGCAGTTCAGCCCTTAGTTATATTAACTTTGGTGCACCACCAGAAACTGATAACGCGTACTATGTGACTTTGCAAGCTGATGCTGGAAGCGACATTGTCCCAGATGAATCCTTGATTGAGTCCACGGTACAAATGTTGGAGAACGCTAACCCAAGTGACCCCATATCTCAGATAGATAATTGGGGCTGTTTTACGTAG
- the LOC107775783 gene encoding putative high mobility group B protein 11 isoform X2 — protein sequence MAAEDQKNKTNKTIITEKKIYGEDKYSGAGSYYACSFWSPVVIGNVSAMQSGQSYKDGKDGFYEKLNKLNESSGLSLVFNFRETALDLYLFYEEVTKRGGFNQVTKDAKWGEVASSLHVKSNVVMFPTQLQKVYENLLLQFEQMYYYRSRGKATIPPPSHQVSATARAVSLKGYNLSLGSGDSIDDSAGKRKYCDWSSPVVLPHSNDRNSPVKKRKCTNDCCLVSTGPETPEQKSQVSATNTYLKKDPGAPTRTRSAYQIYLKVECERLKKVLGESSGAKKIREMAINSWRTLSENDRKPYIEASNKDRERYYREMAAYKQHTKKGTVKDQNSYSSSALSYINFGAPPETDNAYYVTLQADAGSDIVPDESLIESTVQMLENANPSDPISQIDNWGCFT from the exons ATGGCGGCAGAGGATCAGAAAAACAAGACGAATAAGACCATTATAACGGAGAAGAAAATCTACGGCGAAGATAAGTATTCCGGTGCCGGAAGTTATTATGCATGTAGCTTCTGGTCGCCTGTAGTTATCGGCAATGTCTCTGCAATGCAGAGTGGACAGAGTTACAAAGATGGAAAAGATGGCTTCTATGAAAAGCTTAACAAGTTGAACGAGTCCTCAGGACTTAGTCTTGT cttTAACTTTAGAGAAACAGCCCTGGATTTGTATCTTTTCTATGAAGAAGTCACTAAAAGAGGTGGATTTAATCag GTTACTAAGGATGCTAAGTGGGGTGAAGTTGCATCTTCTTTGCATGTGAAAAGCAACGTCGTAATGTTCCCAACTCAACTTCAGAAGGTCTACGaaaatcttcttctccaatttgAGCAAATGTATTACTATCGAAGTCGAGGAAAAGCAACTATACCACCACCTAGTCATCAAGTTTCTGCTACTGCTAGGGCAGTATCATTAAAAG GTTATAATCTTTCTTTAGGTTCTGGGGATAGCATAGATGACTCGGCCGGGAAAAGGAAATATTGTGATTGGTCATCTCCTGTGGTGTTACCACACTCCAATGATAGGAACAGTCCAGTAAAAAAAAGGAAGTGCACTAATGATTGTTGCCTAGTTTCAACAG GGCCAGAGACACCAGAGCAAAAATCTCAGGTTTCAGCAACCAACACTTATCTGAAGAAAGACCCCGGTGCCCCAACAAGAACGAGGAGTGCATATCAGATTTACCTCAAGGTGGAATGTGAAAGACTAAAGAAAGTACTTGGGGAGAGTTCTGGCGCTAAGAAAATAAGGGAAATGGCAATCAATAGTTGGAGGACTCTATCTGAAAATGACCGAAAG CCTTATATCGAGGCAAGTAACAAGGACAGGGAAAGATATTACAGAGAAATGGCTGCTTATAAACAGCATACAAAGAAAGGAACTGTAAAGGATCAAAACTCTTACAGCAGTTCAGCCCTTAGTTATATTAACTTTGGTGCACCACCAGAAACTGATAACGCGTACTATGTGACTTTGCAAGCTGATGCTGGAAGCGACATTGTCCCAGATGAATCCTTGATTGAGTCCACGGTACAAATGTTGGAGAACGCTAACCCAAGTGACCCCATATCTCAGATAGATAATTGGGGCTGTTTTACGTAG